TCCACATAGTAGGTTTCTTTTGGTTTAAAGAAATTAGAATTGTGCTCTAGCTAGTCTCAGGCAAGGGAGTTCACAGAGTTGAAAACATTCACAAATGCGTATGCATGTTAGTGTGGAATTGATAGGCATGCAATACAGTGTTTGGCTATTAGTCCGTGAATTTTGTAGTAGCAGGGAAGATAAGGAAAACAATTGATGCAGGTGACTGTAAGATCCCTTAGATAATGTTCAGGTTAAGAACTACCAAGATGTGATGACTCCTCCAAATGGAGGACAAAGCAACTTGgcactttctttttctttcatagATGTCAAATACATGCACAGAACCATAAAATTGAACATTGGAGGCACAACTCACCGGTCGTAAAGGAAGGCCCAAAGGACTCAACATACAGTCTGGAACTGGAATCTGTCTCTCTCTGGGATGATGGAACCTGCAGACTGAACCAAACTTACAATCCCCAGTCTTCATGTAGAACTGGCATTCAGGTTGGTCGGGTCTCTCAGGAAATACATTCTCCCTCTGCAAAGAATACAGCCCCACAGGAACAGAGCCGGAACGGTAGGAAGGAAATATCCCTTGTGCTCCTGCACTTGCATCATTTTGGCGAGAACTCCCATAAAACTGACTGGTTCCCACTGTTTGCTGCAGGCTCTCTGAGGATGAAACTGAACCAAGCTGGCCCTATAAGGAAGACCACCTTAACATAAACAAGATAAATTCCTAGCACAGACATGGCCTTCCACTTCACATTCACATAAGAAAGCAATAAATAAACTTTAGATACCAATAAGCATAGTAAAAGTAAAATGATTCACCTAGCAAGAATCTTTCTCATGGTACACAACTGTATTTCACTCAATGCTTGGTTGAAGATGCAAGGAACTTTTAATAGTTTTAccgaaaattttcaattaaggATTTTCAGTAACAGAGAATCTTCAAGAACGGGCGTGCCAGAGAATTAGAATTATTATTTAAGCATATTTGTTCAGTTCATGACAAGATTCAAAGGAGTTCccatttcatctttttttcaAAATGGAATGCCATTGTTTTTCATAAATTCTGGATAAAATGCTGCCATATGGCAGCTTCTTGATGCAGTATCACTTGGCTGGTTGGACCGGCATTATAGGATTTGGAGACCCAAACTCAAACAGAATCGGTCCAAtggtttttggtccaacaagggttggaattAGTTTAGTTATTTAGTAGTTTATTTACTTCAGTCTTTTATTTTGAGTTGAGTACGTAGGAGTTAgagtttatttcagtttcatagtTTAAGTAGGATtaatattattttcttctttaaacaCTTGCAGCATGTAACCCAACAATGGGCATGGTGAATTAAATAGAATTTTGAGTTTCTCTTTGAGAGCATGTGATTGTGTGATCTCCTTTCCCTTCCTCTACAACTATTctcttctcctaaccggccctccaccattTCCTGTCCATCCTGGCTTTTGTAACTCTTGCAAATGCTTTTTGCCCAACTATATAAACACCAAGAGATAAGAGATTAAGCAATCCCTATATTGAAAAGAAGTGCCCATAGGCCCCAGAACAAAGTATGCTCATTTTCTTGGTGAGTTTAATCTTCCAGTTTAAAAGCTCATACTCATTAATTTAGTTAACAATATTATTTTTCAACTCAGCTTGTTTGAGAAAGTCAGGTTAAATTAAGACTGCAATTTTTTCCagatcttttattatttatacctCTGAATAAAGAATTCTTCGTGGAGTCTTTGCGATAAGGATAAAACAGTGTATTATTAGTCGCTAAAGAATTGAAGTTCTATTTTATGAACATTCCCAAGGCAATTTATACTCCCTACATAATTACTAGTGTCTTCCTTTTCATTTCTcgataaaatttattttttagcaAAAACAATTTGAGAGGACCCATGCTTGCAACTTTGACTGCATTTTATATTTGGGCTCATGCTTCTAGAGTACATGGTATAACCTCTGACAGCCAACCAATTATAAGTCTATGACAGGGACTAAATAAGGAGTACACCGAAAGTTTCGCGAGCATGTCTTCCCTTTGATTCAACAACAAACtgcaaaataattttttaacaactCCACTAGACTAGATGAATACTATGCCCATAAAATAATTGGAACCTCCTATGCTGGTATCAGCCTCCTGTCCATCCAACATTCTTTCCTATGAAAAGCATTTCCATTCTTCACACTCCCAAACATGGATTATGCAATCTTCCAATTCTATTAAACTTCTATAGGATCTTAATAACACCATGTCATTTGTTATTTGACAGTTCATTTGTGAGAAATTATGGACTGCTTCACATATTAGAAGCAGACTGGAAGATAAGGAGTCAGTTCAGTTGAATTACTGTCTCACTTACTGTCTCAATAGACTCATGAAATGACATTTGCTAAAGAGAGGAGTTGAAATAAATCAGtcatccccacccccaccccccaaaaaaaaatatatatatatatataagagggggggggatcCAGTGGCagttttcatgtgtattttaaAGAAATATGCGGATTTGAGGAATAACATGGCTGAAAACTTTCAAGAACCTCACTTGGTTGCATTAAAATCTCTTAATCAATGGATACTTCCACCTGAATGTTGAACAAAAAAGAATCTTCAGGTGGTTTCTGCAGACTGCAGCATAGCAAAAGAAGAGGCGCAGGAGTGATTTTCAAAGACATTAATTGGGACTGTCTTACTGATGCATGGGAATCATGTTTGGCAGAGCATTGAAGAAACAAATTTCTCAGACCATCCTGTCAGATGTTAGGTAAGGTAGGTCTACAACATGCTTTCCTGGCTGACAGAGGCACTTAGGTTGGATATAGACACCAGTTAGTATTGTATGCTGTTATAATTCACTAGCAAAGCATCTAGTATTCTAGACTTCTAGTCATGAGAAATataaaacacacaaaaaaaaaaaaaacttgacccCTTTATGATTGGCATCTACAGGTGATTGCAAAAGCTCCTAATGGAGAACTCAAATTTCTGGGCCTGTCGAGGTATATTAGTTAATAATACATTGACAACAGATCTGTTTTGTAGGTCCATATCAGGAAATAATTGAAGAATTAATTTACCAAAGTATTCCTTCATAGATCTTTAATATCTTTAATTCAAGAATCTTTACTTTTTTCCATTCTAGATCAAGTTTCTTTGCTCCGTTGATATATTTCTCGATTCAAGAGAATCATTTTACTATCTTTCAATCAGGTAGAACTACTTcagaaaccttttttttttcatagaaacgatttttagtttaatttaggCAAGTTTCATTTATTTCCCTTTACTTAAGCCTTCTTTGCCCTATATTATTCCCATAACAGGTTGTCCACACCCTTTAATATATCAAGTAGATTTTAGAAATCTCTTCTTTAggttattgattattctttccatttcaaacttTCCAAATCTCCAACACCAAACTTCCACTGAGATCCAAGGCAAAATTAAAAACCCAAACCTCATAACCCTTAGTTTCCATTCACCAAAACCCCACTCTTAGAAGAGGCCGTACCGACAGCACACCTAACTTGTCCTGTGTCACTCTTTCAAATATTAACTGGTAAGCTTCTTAAGTACTTTTAGTCTGTAATCTCAAACTTATCCAAGATATACTATCCAGGTAGCCTCCATTCAATTACTGCAGATCCTTGTAGTAACATTTGAGACTGCTAAAAAACCAGTCTAGTCAAAGTACCCTGGTGATAGGAGCTACTTATGCATGGAAAtattataagaaaaagaaacgGAGATgattagaagaagagagaatgagaaagaAGTAAACTTGAGACCAAAAACCCAAATCCTTTCTGTTGTGACCTGTTTTATTCTATCAAAGACTTTTTTTAGATATTCACAAATTAAGGGACTTCTGAAACAAATTACCCAGACAAGTCCCTAATCACCTAGCACCTAACAATAAGAAAAAATCAGGAAACACTTAGCAAGAAGGCTTAagatcctcttttttttcctgtgAAAGCAAAAAGGTAAGAGACCCTCATATCCTAATTGTTCTCTTATAAAAACTTCTCAAACCCCATCCAATTTTTGTCACCATTGTTGAAACGAGAAGAGTAACATCATCCAGAGGAAGAAGGGGAGGCAATAAAAATAACaatagcatagttgtcacggcatctaggcaacccaaggcgttgtAGGAGGCCTGGACGCAAGGCaaccaaggcacctggacgccAACTATGATCAATAGCAACACATTACTACCTCCATTGCCCTAAGAGATAAACTATGCAAACATAGGAAAAGCAGCAGTGCACATAGAGATCAAGTCAATTCCATAAGGCAAAAGATTAGAGAGATCAGAACAGACTTACACTATAAGCATTCCAGCTTGGAACTGGTACGACACCCTGAGGTAGAATCAATTGAGCATAACTGGAAGGACCTTGCCACCGGGGGGTTGGAATAAAAGAGGCCCTGGACGGGGGCCAATTTGTCATTCCACCAGGATAAGACTGCTGACCAGGAGTTGTAGGGGAATGTACAGGAGGATAAACCGGAGAACCTCGCAATGAAACCATTGTGCTAGATGGTTGAGGATGGTGGAATTTACAAGTGCTCCCAAACTTACATTGTCCAGTTCTTAAATAATAAGCACACTCCTCCTCGTTCTGCAGGGAATAAAATGAAATCAGGAAATGCGTTCTCATCCAAGCAGAAAACATTTACAtatggaagaaaaaggaaataatagAAGAGGATATGCACCAAACTGCTGATAGCTAAATGAAACCAGAAAGGCATCAGAATATGAACAGTAATTACAGACCGGGCGGAGTGGATAACCCAAGAAATTTAATGGAACTATTCCAGCGATCCCAGCCTTGTCTCTAGGATGATGAAACTTGCATGTGGCTCCAAATTTGCACATTCCCGTCTTCAAATAATACTGGTAAACAAGTGAAAGCAAGATGTTACATCCTCAACCATTGACAAGTTAACAATGACCGCAAGCCAAGAACCACCAACAAAAAGATGTGGAGTGTAAGTTGAATGGTGATATCAAATTTAGAAAATTCAATATGAAAATTAGCATTTAAGATATATGTTTTTCATGATGCTAGCAAAGTGATCCTTAGTAGCCCCTTCATATTTTCAAAAGCCAGGAAAAAGGAGCAGCAGGTTTGTTATTTTATGAAAGCAGATTTCTGCTGTGTGTGTGCCAATGTAAAATATTTACTGAAAAATAGGGGTAATATCACAACTAATAGACCCATCATTTCGATGCATTTATATAATACAGGCAGaggattaaaaaaagaaaagaaaaaaaaactcaaaaaaaatttactctACTAATCTAGAAAAACTGACAAAAAAATTTCCCCATCaactcccccaaaaaaatttaaataaataaaaaaagacattTGTAAGTCATAATTCTGACTAAACAGATAATTTTGGATAGTGATATGGCAACAACTACTTTTAATGGTAATATTTCTGTTTACATCACAACAAACAGATGCTAAGTTGagcaaaagggaagaaaagatttCTAACCTCATAACCTGAGCGTTAATTAAACTGCTCGGCTCAAGTTCATCTTGACAAGTATTAGGCATGTCTAACAATAAGAAATTACCATAACCATGAGAAATGGTACCTGACATTCAGGTTGCCCTATTCTTTCGGGGTAACCTCCTCTAATCCTTGCAGCTGCAACAGCCTGAATATTAACAGGAAGCACTCAAATccattaattttaatataaCTCTATAACTTAATTTAATATAACTCTATGGACTacatacaaaatcaaaagaaccATGAGACTGAAAGCTTCCATGGATCAGAATGCAAGATACTACGAGTAAAATGGGACAAACATGTATGTACAAAACAAGATTGAAAAGATCGCTTTTAAAATAactattttaataataaatGGAAGCAACACAGATGCCAGCTTTCGCTCTACATTACTCATTTCTGCATTCTTCATTGGAGTTCTAATTAAGTTGATTTCTTAGATGTTTATATCTTACTTGCTGCCCAAAGAAATTAGAATAGAAACAAATGGAGAAACTAAGGAAACAACTGACAAACTGAATGGCCATTTCTGGAATTTGGATAATTATctaaatgaataaaaaaggaaaaaggtgatTAAGAACAAAAAGTGAACTTACAAATAATGCGAATATAAATGTATTAGTTTGGTGAAGTTTATGTTTATAATGGGGCTTAATTATGCAGTATATCTTCAAGCACCAACCTTTACGTAAATGCTCTGTGATCAGATATGACCCTAGTTGTCAAGGTACAAACATTATCTTACTGGCATGTTCTTAACTTCGAGTTGACTGGATAAAAACCACGAGCCATAAGATGGACGAAACAGGCTGCAGTGTTTACCAGCTTCCTGTTAGGAGGATGATTAAATCGACATGTCATTCCAAATCTACACAGACCAGTCCTGAGGTAATAAGCACAGTCTGGCTCCCCCGAACGCTCAGGAAACGGACCAGATTCCATAGTTTCACTCGCTCTCAAATTCATTTTCCACATTGCATCTGTGATAACACTAAAACTGagttaaaaaatcataaactgaAAGAAAATTAACCAATCATGCATCAACACaagttatttacttgtgcagtGGAGGAAAACCAAAATTGTAAAGGAGAACAATGCCAAGAGAATCAACTGGATGCTATGCAATGCAGGCTAGCAAAATGCTTTTCATTTTCCGtcacttttttttctgtttcctaTATGCTTCTGTAAGTTCGATTGAAACAATAAGAAAAAAGGATTGATCAATTAAGGCATGGAATTAGAAACGATAAGGAAAAAACATGATCAATTAAGCCATGGAATTAACTAGGCAGTACTCATATAATAGAATATAGTCAACAAACTGACTTTAGCAAACATCAATTCTCAGCATGGCAGGGTCTATGACAAGACTCGAGCATATTATATCTCAGAAAATTAGttgaaataagaaaaacagaaagaaaaaaaaatgcattttcttattgataaaACATCATTAGTTACGTAGTACACTGAACCTtaggaaaataatgaaaaattaatTCCAAATCCCACTGGTTGCATGGAGTATCCAATATCGACATGCTATGTTTCTCCAAATAATTAAGAGTTTAAGACTATTAATTATGCAATAAATGTATCAACAAAACATAAAAGTGAAATTATTGTaggaattaaaaattaaaacataaatgaACAAGAAGTTCAGGGAAAGAAGATGCCAGGAAAGAGACGCCCTACTCATGAATAGAGGACTCAATTACTTTAAATATGTGATGCAGACAGAAACAAAGAACACCTTCACTTCACTTCACTTCCCATTGTAGGCATCAATCACAAAATTAGGACTTCTCCAACAAACAATTTGAATATAAAAAGGTAAGAGAAACAGAGCAGAACAAGGTAAACAGTATGAAATTCCAAAATATGCCGcacaaaggaaagaagaactCCAATTCATGGAAGTCAAAAAAGTTGGTAAACAGGAACACAAGAATCAATTCTAGAACGAACTTTTACGATACCATCTCATCAATAATGACAAAGCGGACaaaataaaccccaaaaagaaactCCAAAGAAAAAGTTTTGGCTGGAAATTCTCAACATACTGATTGGAGTGACATTTGACAGATCCCCGACACAAAATGATCACAACAAATCCAATGCAACACGCAAATAGACAAACGCACCTCGACATTAACTCCAATTCCAAACTGAAAAAAAGAGCAAAATTCACCTCAATTAgtgtaaattaaaaaataaaattgtccAGTAATATCATAAttaacaacccccccccaccaaaaaaaaaaaaatttcaaattaaaaaggGAAATTCATCAATCACTGCACCAAATGAAGCTCATTCCTTATCAAAACTCGCGAAGAAAAAGTAAGAACTCGTCCAATAATTTCATAATTAACAAACCCAAGactacaaaaaccaaaaaaaaaaaaaatcataaataaaaaacagggGAACCCATCAAA
The sequence above is a segment of the Telopea speciosissima isolate NSW1024214 ecotype Mountain lineage chromosome 7, Tspe_v1, whole genome shotgun sequence genome. Coding sequences within it:
- the LOC122669399 gene encoding zinc finger CCCH domain-containing protein ZFN-like isoform X3 → MWKMNLRASETMESGPFPERSGEPDCAYYLRTGLCRFGMTCRFNHPPNRKLAVAAARIRGGYPERIGQPECQYYLKTGMCKFGATCKFHHPRDKAGIAGIVPLNFLGYPLRPNEEECAYYLRTGQCKFGSTCKFHHPQPSSTMVSLRGSPVYPPVHSPTTPGQQSYPGGMTNWPPSRASFIPTPRWQGPSSYAQLILPQGVVPVPSWNAYSGQLGSVSSSESLQQTVGTSQFYGSSRQNDASAGAQGIFPSYRSGSVPVGLYSLQRENVFPERPDQPECQFYMKTGDCKFGSVCRFHHPRERQIPVPDCMLSPLGLPLRPGEPLCMFYSRYSICKFGPNCKFDHPVGPTPYNISTSSSSDVPVRRLLGSSSGISALPLSSEGPAEAGSGKSRRLSLSETRQMPSGDENIDAEGSHTTSSLRPAASFP
- the LOC122669399 gene encoding zinc finger CCCH domain-containing protein ZFN-like isoform X1, which translates into the protein MAYDAGIQMSRAAADTEESTLSPSLDEDAMWKMNLRASETMESGPFPERSGEPDCAYYLRTGLCRFGMTCRFNHPPNRKLAVAAARIRGGYPERIGQPECQYYLKTGMCKFGATCKFHHPRDKAGIAGIVPLNFLGYPLRPNEEECAYYLRTGQCKFGSTCKFHHPQPSSTMVSLRGSPVYPPVHSPTTPGQQSYPGGMTNWPPSRASFIPTPRWQGPSSYAQLILPQGVVPVPSWNAYSGQLGSVSSSESLQQTVGTSQFYGSSRQNDASAGAQGIFPSYRSGSVPVGLYSLQRENVFPERPDQPECQFYMKTGDCKFGSVCRFHHPRERQIPVPDCMLSPLGLPLRPGEPLCMFYSRYSICKFGPNCKFDHPVGPTPYNISTSSSSDVPVRRLLGSSSGISALPLSSEGPAEAGSGKSRRLSLSETRQMPSGDENIDAEGSHTTSSLRPAASFP
- the LOC122669399 gene encoding zinc finger CCCH domain-containing protein ZFN-like isoform X2; translation: MAYDAGIQMSRAAADTEESTLSPSLDEDAMWKMNLRASETMESGPFPERSGEPDCAYYLRTGLCRFGMTCRFNHPPNRKLAVAAARIRGGYPERIGQPECQYYLKTGMCKFGATCKFHHPRDKAGIAGIVPLNFLGYPLRPNEEECAYYLRTGQCKFGSTCKFHHPQPSSTMVSLRGSPVYPPVHSPTTPGQQSYPGGMTNWPPSRASFIPTPRWQGPSSYAQLILPQGVVPVPSWNAYSLGSVSSSESLQQTVGTSQFYGSSRQNDASAGAQGIFPSYRSGSVPVGLYSLQRENVFPERPDQPECQFYMKTGDCKFGSVCRFHHPRERQIPVPDCMLSPLGLPLRPGEPLCMFYSRYSICKFGPNCKFDHPVGPTPYNISTSSSSDVPVRRLLGSSSGISALPLSSEGPAEAGSGKSRRLSLSETRQMPSGDENIDAEGSHTTSSLRPAASFP